The stretch of DNA TAGAAATGACCGACAACACGTTCTTACCCGGTCCCAGGGAAAACACGGTGAAGTCTGCGAATGGGGATGTCCTCACGGTTCCCGCAGGCTGGGCATTACTTTTGCCCGGTGATGCTGCTTTGACTCGTCGTGTAAAGACCGCTGGAGAGCATTGGATCATACAAGAGAAGAAAGGCCGAAAAGTTTTCTCGCGCGGCGTCTGGGCTCCGGCGGACACGATCGAGCGAATTCGTGCCGATCTCGAAACAGAACGCTCCACTGAGGCGTATGCCAAACGAAAATTGGCAAGCGCTCGCCGCCGCGAGAAAACGCAAACGGAATATGTCGATGAATTCTTCGAGGCCGTTGTCGTCTTCCTCGACTTCCATTCCGATCACGCCGAGCTTGCGCAGCAGATGGCACGGGCCATCACTCAACACACCACACCGGTGGGAAGCGGCACGGTGGCTCGTACAAAGCGTATTCCAATAGAACAACGGGCCGAAGCAGCCGTCATTGCTTGGATGCGGCACCAAACCACCGCCTACGACTCCATGCCAATCCCACGCGTCAAAGGCAAACGACGTGAAGTGCGACGCATGCTCGCACAGCATTCCAAAGGCATCTTGAGTCAGTATCGGCGCGGCGAGTTCATCTCAGAGGATTGTCCGCTACAGCGAGCTTTGGCAGAAATCACAACCGGAGAAAAAACACCATGAATACAGGCCGCTACCGCCACTACAAAGGCAATGACTACATCGTTATCGGAGTCGCCAAACATAGCGAAACCGAAGAAGAGTTGGTCATATACCGGCAGGATTACGGCGAACACGGACTTTGGGTGCGTCCCAAGAAGATGTTTCTGGAGACCGTTGAAGTCGCTGGGAAGCAAGTCGCTCGTTTTGCGTTCGTGGGCAACGACGAACCTTAACCGGCCTTCAGCTGTGCTGTCTGATTTTTAAGCCCTGAGTATTTTTAATGGGAATGTCCCGATGTCTGATCAAGCACTCCGAGACCACGCGATCTATCTGCTCAACGGCGGTGGTGCGCATTTGCACTTTGAAAAGGCGATTGCCGATTTGCCTGCGGACCTCCGTGGTGCCAAAATTCAAGGTGTCTCCCACACTCCCTGGCGACTGCTGGAGCATCTGCGGATTGCTCAATGGGACATTCTGGAGTTTTCACGCAATCCCGATCACGTCTCGCCCGATTTTCCCACAGGATATTGGCCCACAGGCGATGCCCCGCCAGGCTCCGGGGCTTGGGATGAGACCGTGGCGAAAATCAAATCCGATTTGCAAGAGATGATCGACCTCGTCGCTAATCCGACGACCGATCTGTTTGCGGTGATTCCTCATGGCAGTGGGCAAACGATTTTGCGTGAAGCCCTGTTGGTGGCTGATCACAACGCTTACCACTTGGGCCAGTTGGTCGTGATTCGCCAGGCGTTGGGCGCTTGGCCGGATTGAAATCACTTTAAAAACAGCACGGTACGCTTGCGCTCATTTCAAGCTTCAACCTTGTTTGCCGTGCTGACTTCTATTTGAGCTTCCAGGACTTTTTGCCGACGGACCTTGCGAACGACGACGCGAACTTGTTCCCGTTCGAGTGTCTCGCCTCCCTGAACCGCGCGGCCAAGATGGCCAATGATCCATTCATTCAGACTGCGTGCTCCCTGCTGCGGCAAATCGTTGGTCAGGTCGATGTTGGACAACTCCGCAAGATGGTTGAGCGTGATGCCGCCCCCGACCACCCATCCACTGCCTGTGGGGACAACATGAGCCGGAAGCCGGTCGTATTCATCTTCGATCTCACCCACGAGTTCCTCGATCATATCTTCCAGTGTGACCATGCCCACGACATGCATTGCCTCGTCACGAACCAGCGCAATGTGGCGGTGATCTTTGATGATCGTTTCTAAACAGGAGGAGGCGGGAGTGGTTTCCTCGAAGCTCGTGATGGTCCTCACGATGGCCCGCAATGATCGGTCATTGGGCGACAATCGCATATGTGCAACAATATCCTTGAAATTGACGTAACCGATGATTGCCTGCGGGTCGTCGGTTCGTTCCGTCACGGGAAACCGCGTGTGCATGTCGAGATGAGCAGCGACCAAACAGTCACTGATTGACGCATTGACGTCGAGCATACTAATACTGCCGGCCGGGAGCATGATGTCTCTCACAAGACGTTGGGACAATGCAGTCGCTCCATGAATAATTTTTTCCTCCTGGGCACCGATTTGTCGAGACCAGCGGGCTAGCGTGGCGCTCGCATGCAATTCTTGGAGTTCGGGAGACTCCGTACTGACTTGGTCGTCGATCTTGGATTGCCAATGCCGTTGCCCCAGCTTCATCAGCCAATTGACCGCCATCTCTAAAAACCGAACCACCGGCCAGACGCTCCAGGAAAACCATTTGATCGCATTCGACATCCGCAAGCAGACCCACTCTTTGTTGCGAATGGCAAAGACCTTGGGAATCAACTCGCCGAAGATGATTGTGGCAACGGTCAAGGGGACAACCACTGCCGTGATCGCCAAGAATTCCGCAGCTCCGACCGATATCTGAAACGTTTCTCGCAGCTGCGGGGCAAATGTCTCGGCGGCACCCGCGCCGCCCGTAGCTGCTGCAATGGCGCCGACCAGCGTGATGCCCAACTGGACTGTCGCCAAACTCGATTCCATGTTCTCCTTCATGTAGAACGCAGCTTTCGCCCCCGCTCGTTTGTCCTGCAGTAAAACCTGCAAGCGAGACAAAGAGACGGAGGCCAGCGCAATCTCATAGCCTGCAAAGATCCCGTTGACTGCAATCATGCACAGCACGATGATCAATTCCACCCCCCACATCCCGTTCTCCTTCGTCAGCGATATTGCGTCTGAGCGTTTCTGGTCGTTGCTTCGATCTAATTTGAGCTTGCCACCATTGTGGAGGGGAATTGTAGACAGCACCCCGCTGCAGAGAGAAGGGATGCCAGAGTCGCAACAGTAACAAGCGGAGCGTCTGACCAGCTCAGGGTGACTGTGGCACAAACCGAAGGCTTGTGCAGATGTCTAAATCGAAGTCCTCATGCCAGTCAATGTGCATGATTTCCGCCGATTAACCACGCCTCGTGAACGCGCTTTCACGAGGCGTGGTTCGCATTTTGCATAGAACCCGTTCCAAAGCCCGGTTGCACTTGTTCTCGAAACTTCCAGTTCAACGTTCGAGAGACGCCTCCGCGGGTTTTAAGCGACTTTTAAAAAATGCCCGGTTTTTTCATCACTCGCCCCTGACAGGCGAGTAGAATTTCTTTCAACGTGTATTGGATACATTCTCACTGTATAATATCCGCCTGTCTGATTGAGCATTCGAAATTCATCGAAGTTCCCAGCTAGGCGTTGCATCACAACATTTCTCGGTGCTATGGCGATCGCGTATCTGCCCATCAAACGCAACTTGGGTGGCTACCTTGGCTGATCTCGGCCAGCGGTCCACACGAACCAAAATCAATCTCGACTCAAGTCACCGCGTCCAATTCGATCGGCTGAATCTCTTCGGCCGCTCAGCGGAGCCATACCTCTCTATGTTCATCTGGAGATCACACTGATGAAACAAA from Symmachiella dynata encodes:
- a CDS encoding DinB family protein produces the protein MSDQALRDHAIYLLNGGGAHLHFEKAIADLPADLRGAKIQGVSHTPWRLLEHLRIAQWDILEFSRNPDHVSPDFPTGYWPTGDAPPGSGAWDETVAKIKSDLQEMIDLVANPTTDLFAVIPHGSGQTILREALLVADHNAYHLGQLVVIRQALGAWPD
- a CDS encoding DUF2293 domain-containing protein, whose protein sequence is MTDNTFLPGPRENTVKSANGDVLTVPAGWALLLPGDAALTRRVKTAGEHWIIQEKKGRKVFSRGVWAPADTIERIRADLETERSTEAYAKRKLASARRREKTQTEYVDEFFEAVVVFLDFHSDHAELAQQMARAITQHTTPVGSGTVARTKRIPIEQRAEAAVIAWMRHQTTAYDSMPIPRVKGKRREVRRMLAQHSKGILSQYRRGEFISEDCPLQRALAEITTGEKTP
- a CDS encoding DUF1653 domain-containing protein, which gives rise to MNTGRYRHYKGNDYIVIGVAKHSETEEELVIYRQDYGEHGLWVRPKKMFLETVEVAGKQVARFAFVGNDEP
- a CDS encoding hemolysin family protein, encoding MWGVELIIVLCMIAVNGIFAGYEIALASVSLSRLQVLLQDKRAGAKAAFYMKENMESSLATVQLGITLVGAIAAATGGAGAAETFAPQLRETFQISVGAAEFLAITAVVVPLTVATIIFGELIPKVFAIRNKEWVCLRMSNAIKWFSWSVWPVVRFLEMAVNWLMKLGQRHWQSKIDDQVSTESPELQELHASATLARWSRQIGAQEEKIIHGATALSQRLVRDIMLPAGSISMLDVNASISDCLVAAHLDMHTRFPVTERTDDPQAIIGYVNFKDIVAHMRLSPNDRSLRAIVRTITSFEETTPASSCLETIIKDHRHIALVRDEAMHVVGMVTLEDMIEELVGEIEDEYDRLPAHVVPTGSGWVVGGGITLNHLAELSNIDLTNDLPQQGARSLNEWIIGHLGRAVQGGETLEREQVRVVVRKVRRQKVLEAQIEVSTANKVEA